The segment tataaatataaagttatgaTATTGGTTAGTGACTTTAAATCTATAAagtatttttatgtatttttatttatagtttctatatttataattttattttttttaattattttaaatgaagtctttttttagatttttatttactcATCTACAACCGCAAGCGTTAAAGAGAACTAGttgattttgaaaatgtttAGAGCAGTATGAGATGATTAAATTGTTGTAAAACACCAACATTTATTAATATGTAActacatttatttaaaataatggtgaatttaattataaaagcaTATCTTTTGTGTAAAATTCAcataatatttgataaattgTCAAAACTACCACATTCCTAATACATTTTTATGTTAACTTAACCATATTTACCCTCATTTTTATAGAGATAAATAATcagttataaatttataatcattgAGTTAACTAACCTAGATTTGGGGTATAGAGTTGAGGAAAGGGGGTTTAGAATGTGAAGTTTAgggttttaataaatatataaataaatacctaatttttttaaaaaaaattagaaaatagatTCAAAAATTACTTCGAAAAAAttgcagaaaaaaaataaattttttttataaaagaatagaatttgaaaaagtgtaattctaaaactataaattattattattttaataattatttatatttatatatctatttatacctctaaaaaatatttttgaatatatctcTTTAATGAGGTAGACATGAATAATGATACCAACCACGtggtaaaagtaaaatttttccaaaatattttgTACCAATATAAAACGGATTCAATTTATATAGTTAAACTTTTACAGTAGTTATTTACCAAATTAAACTATCAtacatgattttaaataatcatGAGTATGTACAACACAGGTCGAAACATGTTTCTTTATTGAAATAGTTTCACGTGAGGTGTTGCATAAATAAGACAATAATCAACATGTGAGATCAGAAGGTGATTAATAAGTGAAGGGCAGAACATGGACCCCAAGTTGATTAATCATGTTACTTGACTTTCCATGGAATCCAACAATTTTAAAGCCATCTTTGTACAGTAAAAAGCTCGAGGTAGATAGGAAACCTACGGGAATAGATGTTCGTTTGTTCGTTGTAAACCTAAGCATAGTTATAACTTCAACTTCACTTCCAATTACTTTGTCATAACAACCATCCACGGCTGTAATGTATTCACTTGGATATTCGAGCTCAaactgccaaaaaaaaaaaagatgtcaaTGTAAACGTTATAAACCCCCAACcttaaaaaaagaacaaaaaaacctGACCTCTTTGACTTCAAGTGGTGTTGTGTTTCCATGATCTTCACCAATAACAATACGAGTGTCCCTCCCGTACACAACCTTAAGGAATGCAACACCATTATCACCTTGTCCAACGTATAATTTTCTAACACTATCGAAAACACCGTCGTCCCATGATTCTCCTCGAAGACCACCTTGTGCTCGTAATTTCTCTGCAGTAGGAGGAGGCATTGGAGAAAAATAGGCTCCAATAGAAACAAGATCTCGATCATCATGCCGTCCATGAAACCCAACCACAGCACAACCTTTTTTCTCTAGCACAAATTTGGTACCATACACTACTCCAAATGACGGAGAGGTTCTCCCTTCAGATGATTTGAAAATCAATGACGTTACCCTCGTCTTGCCAGGCCCAAATCTTTTGAAAGTCCCCTCAACATATGTAATCACTTCATTTGGATAGTCGAGCTCAAACTGCATGCATTAACAAACATACATCAGCATCTCATAAAAGAATAATcacgaaatatatatataatgatgtTGGTATGGAATATGAATTGGCAAAAATACACATAGtgcagtttcaaaaaaaaaaaaaaaaaacacacacagtGACATTTTGCAATAAACGGTGCACTTATAAGAAAATGGTGTTCTTTGTCACCGGATAAAAGAACATGATATAATTTCCTTTAGATACAAATTTTGTCGACCAAAAACAAGCTCGCACTTTCAAAACACTACTGATAGTCTGATATCTTTAAAAAGtatgtaaaataaaatgcaccatttttttgttttttgaaaaattctcCCCAGAATTTtgctaaaataaaacaaaagtatgATCCCATTTTTTGATGGTATTactcatatatataaataacttatatataGTCATGAATGTATCCTAGTTTTGAACAtaacctcttcttcttctaaatCATCTTGTATAGTCTGCCACCCATGTTGACGCTCTATAACTGTGCGGTTGTGATAGTGAAACGTGATACTCTTTACGTTATTGGTATCATAACTAACATACACCGTTCTTATGCTTTCGAAAACACCATCATCCCAGTATACGCCTTCAGAACCACCATGGCGTTCGGATTTGGTAAGAGAAACCGTTGTGAAGTATGCTCCAAGAGAATTGAGATTCTTGTCAGCGTATCCATGAAAGCCAATGATTTTCTTACCTTTGTCTGCTAGTAAAAACTTCTTACCCTTTTCATATCCTAAAACATCTGAAGTCTTGAGGTTAGTTTTGAATTGAAGTGCTTGAATTACACCAGATTCATCGTCGTAGTAACCCTCAACATAAACCAAATGTTCATCGTTGAAATGGTTTATCTCAAACTGCCAAACAAAGAATTGGTCACcacaaaaatattacaaattaaGTAAATAGTGGAAAGGATGATTTTAATGTATACCGTCTGTGTGAAACCGCTACCGGAGATACCATGGATTGGTCCATCTTGGGTTTCTCCATTCTTGACATAATTAAATTTGATATATTGAATGCCGTCAAAACCACCTCGTACATGAATCTTTGTTACACCGTCATGGTTAGCTCCATCATCCCACTGATGGCCTCCCTTGCCGCCTTTCACGTCCAGTCTACTAGGAAGAATCATAGTGAAGTATGCTCCAAGGGCGATGATGTTTCTCTTCCTCATATATCCATGAAAGCCACTGATCTTTTTTCCCTTAACTTCAAGTGTAAACTTATTACCCTTTTCATATCCAATCAGTTCTGAAACTCTGAAATTAGTTTTGAACTGAAGTCCTTGAATGTAACCGGATTCATGATCGTAGTAACCTTCTACAGATTCGAGATGTTCATTTTTGACATGGTTAATCTCAAACTGAAAAGATGTGAAAACAAATATCATAAGTACACCAATAAAAACAGTTTTCAATTCAAAATTAATTGCCATGATTTGATGGAATCATCTcacttatatattattattccAAGTCTCATCTCCGTTTTTATACGTGAGACTCCTACATACCGTCTCTATGAAACCTCTATGACGGCGACCAACGAGTGATCCAAATTTAAGCTGTCCACTCCTTACATATTCAAATTCCATGTAAAGAATTCCCTGAAGACCACCTCCAACAAAAATCTTGGAAACACTGTCATGGTCAGATCCATCATCGAATGTAAAGCCATTTGTGCTACCAATGGCTTCCAGTTTTTGTGCCATCACCAACTGATTTTTAATCTTGATACATGTAGAAAGAGTATTGAATCAGTTCTTAGCTCGTTACTGCACTCTTTCGCACATGCATGTGTTTCTTTATTATGTTGGGAATTTGATAGAGAAAAATACTCTTTCACGATGAAAAGCTTAAAACGGAGGAAACTTTAATCAGCAACATTTCACGTTGTACATGGACAAGTTATTACAAAATGCCTATTACATTTACATTTAACATTTTGGACTATATTTCAGATTTAGTAAATGCAGGGATAAAACCATATAGAGTTCTGCAATATtggaaaggagagagagagagagaaagggaagTAACCTTGGTGGCTGAGGAGAGAAGAAGACGTGATGATCAGAGATTATTGTGGTAAAGAATAGAACATGGTTAATCTATAGAGGGAGGCATGATCATGTCTTTATAAATGATATACAAGTATTGATAAGGTCAGACGTCAATATTTCTGCGAAAGACCCAgtgtataatttttattatctatAACTAATTCTAGTTGACAAAACAATATGACTAGTTCATACGGGAAATATTATACAGCATATACAGCATATTCAGACTATTATTATTGACAGTATGTCAATAGGTTTATCAGCATCTAagtattgaaaaaaattaattaggaAAGAGAGAGAATGAAAATGTTTCTTGTCGAGAGACTCTTAAAACATACTTTCTCCGTTCCTAAAAAATCcatattatagaaaaaatttatgtttcaaaaagatacatattttatatttctaatgtaatttttgtcaactaataatgaaaaattgtgaagttaaaaaacattaattgcattttttaaaaaattttattggtttaagaatataggaaatataaaattacaaaaaactatgcaCTTATAGCTAAGTTAtaagtttaattttaatatgttttattaaaaagtgtgaaaattctaaaacatggatcttttagaaacagagagagtatgTAGAAACTATATCTccatttgtctttttttttaattgactgAACTTCTTCTTAATGGAAACCTTAGCACTTTCTGGACCCTACAACCAAGCACCAGAAATTCATGGTTAATCAACAAACTGCTCAAAATAAGACCTATATATGATTGTATCAAGCTAAgagtgggggggggggggggggggggaattgTATCACCTGTCGGTTCTGGACTGAGAATTGGTCCACCTTTAGCTCTCTCAAGCACTACCTGCATAACGACTCCAACTTCTCTCTTGGAATTCAAGAAGATGCAACACTATCAATTCTCTACAGCTGCAACCAGATTCTTCCTCATGCTCGCTTGGATGAACATTTGCAACTTCATGCCTACTTGACAACAATCCAACTGTCAAGTGTCAACAGTGGATGATCATTACGAATGGGAATTAGAAGGTAAGACTAATACAAGGTACTCTACGGGTCAGGTCTACGGTATCTTATCTGCAAAAGGATTGGAGGTAACTTGGAATTATATTGTCTGGATCACAGGTGGGATCCCTAAGcctaaacattttattttggCTTCAGAGAATTCTTGTAATTCTGCTGGCTTTTGGCTCTAGGGACCTATGTTACTGTTGGCTCTGTGTAGCAAAAATGTATCCCATCCCTGAATCTCTTTAGTGATGAATGAACTTTCagtgttgaatttttttttaaacacacttCAATATATTGACATTTTTCCTCAAATATCGCAATTGACAGTAATGCTtgccaatatttttttttttacctggtgCTTCCTGATATATTGTTGGTAATCATTATGAAGCTTCCTTATCCAATAGAATGCAAAGACAAGAAGGTCCAGTGGCATGTGATCCCGAGTAACACTACTAGCAATGTACAACACAACTTGGTTCTTTAGCGGGCATGTATGTTACAAAGACGAGAGATTGATCTTGTTAAGGAAACTTTTAATGCCCTGAACTCGCTCTTGAAGATGGTGGGTAGAAGGAAGAGTTCAGTATAGCTTCTCTAGACTACTCGAAGGAAGCTTCAAAAATGATCTGATCTTGTTTCATGTTAGCCATTGCTTCCACTGCCCATAGAAGACCCAACAGCTCAGCTTCCGCTAGAGAGAAAATAGAGTGGAAAGCTTGTCGCCCCGTGAAACAGAGTTTTACCTGAGTGAGCCCAAACCAAAGACCTTCAGCCGACGACCAGAGTTTTTGCCATTTCCCTGTATCATAGCTTCCAGGATTAGTCTCCGG is part of the Brassica rapa cultivar Chiifu-401-42 chromosome A09, CAAS_Brap_v3.01, whole genome shotgun sequence genome and harbors:
- the LOC103838539 gene encoding jacalin-related lectin 14-like, with translation MAQKLEAIGSTNGFTFDDGSDHDSVSKIFVGGGLQGILYMEFEYVRSGQLKFGSLVGRRHRGFIETFEINHVKNEHLESVEGYYDHESGYIQGLQFKTNFRVSELIGYEKGNKFTLEVKGKKISGFHGYMRKRNIIALGAYFTMILPSRLDVKGGKGGHQWDDGANHDGVTKIHVRGGFDGIQYIKFNYVKNGETQDGPIHGISGSGFTQTFEINHFNDEHLVYVEGYYDDESGVIQALQFKTNLKTSDVLGYEKGKKFLLADKGKKIIGFHGYADKNLNSLGAYFTTVSLTKSERHGGSEGVYWDDGVFESIRTVYVSYDTNNVKSITFHYHNRTVIERQHGWQTIQDDLEEEEFELDYPNEVITYVEGTFKRFGPGKTRVTSLIFKSSEGRTSPSFGVVYGTKFVLEKKGCAVVGFHGRHDDRDLVSIGAYFSPMPPPTAEKLRAQGGLRGESWDDGVFDSVRKLYVGQGDNGVAFLKVVYGRDTRIVIGEDHGNTTPLEVKEFELEYPSEYITAVDGCYDKVIGSEVEVITMLRFTTNKRTSIPVGFLSTSSFLLYKDGFKIVGFHGKSSNMINQLGVHVLPFTY